Proteins encoded in a region of the Paucibacter sediminis genome:
- a CDS encoding xanthine dehydrogenase family protein molybdopterin-binding subunit has product MNAPQQGLIGQSVRRREDARFLTGRGQYTDDIVLPRQTFAYFLRSPYAHARIKSINAAAAKAASGVLDVYTGEHFRNIGGLPCGWLINSLDGSPMKEPKHPILADGKVRYVGDQLALVVAESYAEAKAAAQLIEVDYEDLTPVVDAAAAKGAPASVHDEAPDNVCYTWGCGDKAATDAVFASAPHITKLEFRNNRLIPNAIEPRAANASYNPGDESWTLYVANQNPHVERLLMCAFVLGIPEHKVRVVAPDVGGGFGSKIFLYAEETALTWASKQLGRPIKWTAERSESFLSDAHGRDHATVAELATDKDGHFLAMRVHTTANLGAYLSTFASSVPTILYATLLAGQYTTPKIYAEVTGVFTNTAPVDAYRGAGRPEATYVVERLVETAAHELGLDPAEIRRRNFIHSFPYATPVGLTYDTGDYDATLNGVIELADVAGFAARKAVSEAKGLKRGIGYSTYIEACGLAPSNIAGALGARAGLFEAGEVRVHPTGKVTIFTGSHSHGQGHETTFAQVVADKLGIPIDDVDIQHGDTGKVLFGMGTYGSRSLSVGGTAIVKAVDKVIAKGKKIAAHLLEAADTDIEFENGVFKVAGTDKSVPFASVSLTAYVPHNYPLDKLEPGLNENAFYDPTNFTYPAGSYVCEVEVDPATGQVRVDRFSAVDDFGNIVNPMIVEGQVQGGIAQGIGQALLEHGIYDVESGQLLTGSYMDYAMPRADDLPSFQIRTAKGTPCTHNPLGVKGCGEAGAIGSPPAVINAICNAIGVKDVPMPATPHAVWQAIQASR; this is encoded by the coding sequence ATGAACGCACCCCAGCAAGGCCTGATCGGCCAAAGCGTGCGCCGTCGTGAAGACGCGCGTTTCCTCACCGGCCGTGGCCAGTACACCGACGACATCGTGCTGCCGCGCCAGACCTTCGCCTACTTCCTGCGCAGCCCCTATGCGCATGCGCGCATCAAGAGCATCAACGCCGCCGCGGCCAAGGCGGCCAGCGGCGTGCTGGATGTCTACACCGGCGAGCATTTCCGCAATATCGGCGGCCTGCCCTGCGGCTGGCTCATCAACAGCCTCGATGGCTCGCCGATGAAGGAGCCCAAGCATCCCATCCTGGCCGATGGCAAGGTGCGCTATGTGGGCGACCAGCTGGCGCTGGTGGTGGCCGAGAGCTATGCCGAGGCCAAGGCCGCGGCCCAGCTGATCGAGGTCGACTATGAAGACCTGACCCCGGTGGTGGATGCGGCGGCCGCCAAGGGCGCGCCGGCCAGCGTGCACGACGAGGCGCCGGACAACGTCTGCTACACCTGGGGCTGCGGCGACAAGGCCGCCACCGATGCGGTGTTTGCCAGCGCGCCGCACATCACCAAGCTGGAGTTTCGCAACAACCGGCTGATCCCCAACGCGATCGAGCCGCGCGCCGCCAATGCCAGCTACAACCCGGGCGACGAGAGCTGGACGCTTTATGTGGCGAACCAGAACCCGCATGTGGAGCGCCTGCTGATGTGCGCCTTCGTGCTGGGCATCCCCGAGCACAAGGTGCGCGTGGTGGCGCCCGATGTGGGCGGCGGCTTCGGCTCCAAGATCTTTCTCTATGCCGAGGAGACCGCACTCACCTGGGCCAGCAAGCAGCTGGGCCGGCCCATCAAGTGGACGGCCGAGCGCAGCGAGAGCTTTCTGAGCGACGCCCATGGCCGCGACCATGCCACCGTGGCCGAGCTCGCCACCGACAAGGACGGCCATTTCCTGGCCATGCGCGTGCACACCACCGCCAATCTGGGGGCCTACCTCTCCACCTTTGCGTCCAGTGTGCCGACGATTCTGTACGCGACCCTGCTGGCCGGCCAGTACACCACGCCCAAGATCTATGCCGAGGTGACGGGGGTGTTCACCAACACCGCGCCGGTGGACGCCTACCGCGGCGCCGGCCGCCCCGAGGCTACCTATGTGGTGGAGCGGCTGGTGGAAACCGCGGCCCATGAGCTGGGCCTGGACCCGGCCGAGATCCGCCGCCGCAACTTCATCCACAGCTTCCCCTACGCCACCCCGGTGGGCCTGACCTACGACACCGGCGACTACGACGCCACGCTGAACGGCGTGATCGAACTCGCCGACGTGGCTGGCTTTGCGGCGCGCAAGGCGGTCAGCGAGGCCAAGGGCCTGAAGCGAGGCATCGGCTACTCCACCTATATCGAGGCCTGCGGCCTGGCGCCATCGAACATCGCCGGTGCCCTGGGCGCGCGCGCCGGCCTGTTCGAGGCCGGCGAGGTGCGGGTCCATCCGACCGGCAAGGTCACCATCTTCACCGGCTCGCATTCGCATGGCCAGGGCCATGAGACGACCTTCGCGCAGGTGGTGGCCGACAAGCTGGGCATCCCGATCGACGATGTCGACATCCAGCATGGCGACACCGGCAAGGTGCTGTTCGGCATGGGCACCTACGGCAGCCGCTCGCTCTCGGTGGGTGGCACCGCCATCGTCAAGGCGGTGGACAAGGTGATCGCCAAGGGCAAGAAGATCGCCGCGCATCTGCTGGAGGCGGCCGACACCGACATCGAGTTCGAGAACGGCGTGTTCAAGGTGGCCGGCACCGACAAGAGCGTGCCCTTCGCCTCGGTATCGCTCACCGCCTACGTACCGCACAACTACCCGCTCGACAAGCTCGAGCCCGGGCTGAACGAGAACGCCTTCTACGACCCCACCAACTTCACCTACCCGGCCGGCAGCTATGTCTGCGAGGTCGAGGTGGACCCGGCCACCGGCCAGGTGCGGGTGGACCGCTTCAGCGCGGTGGACGACTTCGGCAATATCGTCAACCCGATGATCGTCGAGGGCCAGGTGCAGGGCGGCATCGCGCAGGGCATCGGCCAGGCGCTGCTGGAGCATGGCATCTACGACGTGGAGAGCGGCCAGCTGCTCACCGGCAGCTATATGGACTACGCCATGCCGCGCGCCGACGACCTGCCCAGCTTCCAGATCAGGACCGCCAAGGGCACGCCCTGCACCCACAACCCGCTGGGGGTGAAGGGCTGCGGCGAGGCCGGCGCGATCGGCTCGCCTCCGGCGGTGATCAACGCCATCTGCAACGCCATCGGCGTCAAGGATGTGCCCATGCCCGCCACGCCGCATGCCGTCTGGCAAGCCATCCAAGCATCGCGTTGA
- a CDS encoding FAD binding domain-containing protein → MSFNYTQAATLADAARAAAALDAKIIAGGQSLLGAIKLGLAAPASLVDLSALADLKGIRVDNGRVVIGAMSTHATVAASKEVQQAIPALADLAGHIGDRQVRNRGTLGGSLANNDPAACYPAAVLALGATIHTDRRSIAADDFFKGLYETALQEGEIISSVSFPVPLKAAWQKFKQPASRFSIVGVFVAKTAAGVRVAVTGAGPCVFRASTIEAALASSWSETSAKLVSIKPDGLNSDLHGSAAYRAALIPVLAGRAVAAAG, encoded by the coding sequence ATGAGCTTCAACTACACCCAAGCCGCCACCCTGGCCGATGCGGCGCGCGCCGCCGCCGCCCTGGATGCCAAGATCATTGCCGGGGGTCAGTCCTTGCTGGGCGCCATCAAGCTCGGCCTGGCCGCACCGGCCTCGCTGGTGGACCTGAGTGCGCTGGCCGATCTCAAGGGCATACGCGTGGACAACGGCCGCGTCGTGATCGGTGCGATGAGCACCCATGCCACCGTGGCCGCGTCCAAGGAGGTGCAGCAGGCTATTCCCGCGCTGGCCGATCTGGCCGGCCATATCGGCGATCGCCAGGTGCGCAACCGCGGCACCCTGGGCGGCAGCCTGGCCAACAACGATCCGGCGGCCTGCTACCCCGCGGCCGTGCTGGCCCTGGGCGCCACCATCCATACCGACAGGCGCAGCATCGCCGCGGACGATTTCTTCAAGGGCCTGTACGAGACCGCGCTGCAGGAGGGCGAGATCATCAGCTCGGTGAGCTTCCCGGTGCCGCTCAAGGCGGCCTGGCAGAAGTTCAAGCAGCCGGCCTCGCGCTTTTCCATCGTCGGCGTGTTCGTGGCCAAGACGGCAGCGGGCGTGCGGGTGGCTGTCACCGGGGCCGGGCCCTGCGTGTTCCGCGCCAGCACCATCGAGGCGGCGCTCGCCAGCAGCTGGAGCGAGACCTCGGCCAAGCTGGTGTCCATCAAGCCCGACGGCCTCAACAGCGATCTGCATGGCTCGGCCGCCTACCGCGCCGCGCTGATCCCGGTGCTGGCCGGTCGCGCCGTGGCAGCCGCAGGCTGA
- a CDS encoding AAA family ATPase translates to MAALPSSIDDCAAGLLAHDYVAERELACAVFLALRLQRPLFLEGEPGTGKTEIAKTLAALLDRPLIRLQCYEGLDMASAAYEWNYARQMLEIQAAKEGQRLSSDELFTRRFLIPRALLQALEMPGPPVLLIDELDRADEPFEAFLLELLSDFQLTIPELGTVSAAAPPIVVITSNRTREIHDAVKRRCLYHWVGFPDAARELAILQRRVPGAGEALARQIVGFIQGLRGIDLYKLPGIAETIEWSRALLELNALVLDPETVHMTLGVLLKYQDDIAKVQGSEAARLLEQVRVATHG, encoded by the coding sequence ATGGCGGCGCTGCCCTCCAGCATCGACGACTGCGCGGCCGGCCTGCTCGCCCACGACTATGTGGCCGAGCGCGAGCTGGCCTGCGCGGTCTTCCTGGCCTTGCGCCTGCAGCGCCCGCTGTTCCTGGAGGGCGAGCCCGGCACCGGCAAGACCGAGATCGCCAAGACCCTGGCGGCGCTGCTGGACCGGCCCCTCATCCGCCTGCAGTGCTATGAGGGCCTGGACATGGCCAGCGCCGCCTACGAGTGGAACTACGCGCGCCAGATGCTGGAGATCCAGGCGGCCAAGGAGGGGCAGAGGCTGAGTTCCGACGAGCTCTTCACCCGCCGCTTCCTGATCCCGCGCGCGCTGCTGCAGGCGCTGGAGATGCCGGGCCCGCCGGTGCTGCTGATCGACGAGCTGGACCGCGCCGACGAGCCCTTCGAGGCCTTTCTGCTGGAGCTGCTGAGCGATTTCCAGCTCACCATTCCCGAGCTCGGCACGGTCAGCGCGGCCGCGCCGCCCATCGTCGTCATCACCTCCAACCGCACGCGCGAGATCCACGACGCGGTGAAGCGGCGCTGCCTCTACCACTGGGTGGGCTTTCCGGATGCGGCGCGTGAGCTGGCGATTCTGCAGCGCCGCGTGCCCGGTGCGGGCGAGGCGCTGGCGCGCCAGATCGTCGGCTTCATCCAGGGTCTGCGCGGCATCGATCTCTACAAGCTGCCCGGCATCGCCGAGACCATCGAATGGTCGCGCGCGCTGCTGGAACTCAACGCCCTGGTGCTGGACCCCGAGACCGTGCACATGACCCTGGGCGTGCTGCTCAAGTACCAGGACGACATCGCCAAGGTGCAGGGCTCGGAGGCGGCGCGCCTGCTGGAGCAGGTGCGCGTGGCGACGCATGGCTGA
- a CDS encoding vWA domain-containing protein, producing MADHLATNVVHFSRVLRDAGLRVGTDRIELCLQALQLGGIASRRDFKATLAACLLDRQEHRALFEQAFHIFWRDPDLMGRVMAMLLPRAQAKPGTPPPPENRRLADALFPQAAKLPQPPAEEQARIELDATLTWSQRELLRQRDFETMTVAEWAQAKRLLAQLQTLFPRRPTRRWAPAAQGRVAWRASLRASARGPGLALRRERPRLRVAPLLILADISGSMSRYSRMLLHLAHGLANPQQQRHAPRVASFVFGTRLTPITRLLRQRDPDLAVAAVSRRVADWSGGTRISACLHEFNQHWARRVLPADATVLLITDGLEQGADDDPRCEALAREAARLRLRCRQLIWLNPLLRYEGFEPKAAGIRALLPQVSQHLPAHNLASLEQLAAMLRTP from the coding sequence ATGGCTGACCATCTGGCAACAAACGTCGTGCACTTCTCGCGCGTGCTGCGCGATGCGGGCCTGCGCGTGGGCACCGATCGCATCGAGCTCTGCCTGCAGGCCCTGCAGCTCGGCGGCATCGCCTCGCGGCGCGACTTCAAGGCCACGCTGGCGGCCTGCCTGCTGGACCGCCAGGAGCACCGCGCCCTGTTCGAGCAGGCCTTTCACATCTTCTGGCGCGACCCCGACCTGATGGGCCGGGTGATGGCGATGCTCTTGCCGCGTGCCCAGGCCAAGCCGGGCACACCGCCACCGCCCGAGAACCGCCGCCTCGCCGACGCGTTGTTCCCGCAGGCGGCGAAACTGCCGCAGCCACCGGCGGAGGAACAAGCACGCATCGAGCTCGACGCCACGCTCACCTGGAGCCAGCGCGAGCTGCTGCGCCAGCGCGACTTCGAGACCATGACGGTTGCCGAATGGGCCCAGGCCAAGCGGCTGCTGGCGCAGCTGCAGACCTTGTTTCCGCGCCGCCCGACGCGCCGCTGGGCGCCGGCCGCGCAGGGCCGGGTGGCCTGGCGCGCCAGCCTGCGCGCTTCGGCCCGGGGGCCGGGTCTTGCCCTGCGGCGCGAGCGGCCGCGCCTGCGCGTGGCGCCGCTGCTGATCCTGGCCGATATCTCGGGCTCGATGAGCCGCTATTCGCGCATGCTGCTGCACCTGGCCCATGGCCTGGCCAACCCGCAGCAGCAGCGCCATGCGCCGCGCGTCGCGAGCTTTGTGTTCGGCACCCGGCTCACGCCCATCACCCGTCTGTTGCGCCAGCGCGACCCTGATCTGGCGGTGGCCGCGGTGTCGCGCCGCGTGGCGGACTGGTCGGGCGGCACGCGCATCAGCGCCTGCCTGCATGAGTTCAACCAGCATTGGGCGCGGCGCGTGCTGCCCGCCGACGCCACCGTGCTCTTGATCACCGACGGGCTGGAGCAGGGCGCTGACGACGACCCGCGCTGCGAGGCCCTGGCCCGGGAGGCAGCGCGCCTGCGCCTGCGCTGCCGCCAGCTGATCTGGTTGAATCCGCTGCTGCGCTATG